A genomic region of Salinibacter pepae contains the following coding sequences:
- the tenA gene encoding thiaminase II codes for MDLTAPLDTRAFSVPPFAEACLAHADETWTAAFDHPFVHALAEGTLEADTFTFYQMQDARYLEAFADAASLLSTQCTDPDDTLWFIDAARLAIVVEGELHEGYGEALGYGPDDIRQLQLTPNNRAYQNHMIERAQRGTLVAGTAALTPCPWLYVELGQRLEREMGDIPDDHPYAEWLAMYRDPEFNDYMDNLLERLQRFADAADDAARERAKTAFTTSVRYEWMFWDQAWTQQEWPV; via the coding sequence ATGGACCTGACTGCCCCCCTCGACACCCGCGCCTTCTCCGTGCCCCCCTTTGCGGAGGCCTGCCTGGCCCACGCCGACGAGACGTGGACGGCGGCCTTCGACCACCCGTTCGTCCACGCCCTCGCCGAGGGCACGCTGGAGGCGGACACCTTCACGTTCTACCAGATGCAGGACGCGCGCTACCTGGAGGCGTTCGCCGACGCCGCCTCTCTCCTCTCCACCCAGTGCACAGACCCGGACGACACGCTCTGGTTCATCGACGCGGCCCGCCTCGCGATCGTCGTCGAGGGGGAGCTCCACGAGGGCTACGGCGAGGCGCTCGGGTACGGCCCCGACGACATCCGCCAGCTCCAGCTGACCCCAAACAACCGGGCCTACCAGAACCACATGATCGAGCGGGCCCAGCGGGGGACGCTCGTGGCGGGCACGGCCGCCCTCACGCCCTGCCCCTGGCTCTACGTGGAGCTCGGCCAGCGCCTGGAGCGCGAGATGGGCGACATCCCCGACGACCACCCCTACGCCGAGTGGCTCGCCATGTACCGCGACCCGGAGTTCAACGACTACATGGACAACCTGCTGGAACGCCTGCAACGGTTTGCCGACGCGGCCGACGACGCTGCACGCGAACGCGCCAAGACGGCATTTACCACGAGCGTCCGCTACGAGTGGATGTTCTGGGACCAGGCCTGGACGCAGCAGGAGTGGCCGGTGTAG
- a CDS encoding PAS domain S-box protein codes for MNNPASPSGTFLSVDGDRSAEAPIKHPAYRDRLRELQADESRPPDETLRALLRLGAEWLDVELGYLARIDPAASTYEVAAVSGPHPTVTTGSTAPLAQAYCRRVIVRDDALALEDAPGQGWDGDPAYETFRLSTYLGAKVVADGALYGTLCFVDRAPRQASFDASDAAALARLVQAVEQTLERRRHEARPRQTAARLEALFEEAPDMIAFHDADGQLLLANPRLCEMTGYDADTLTRRHMWDVDVSLTPNDARARWATMAPGDQHRREGRYRRKEGSTFPVEVDLRCIAVDGARQFVATGWDTTEHRRTENALREKEARLRGLANSLPGVTYQFYVRPGGEWGYHFVGEKAASVLGLAPDPDGFYDRFAQCIPPEHRERYRARTKAAAAEHRPARMELPFERPDGTRIWLLCSSMPERRENETLFNGVLLDITDRREAEQAVQAERDRFETLFHNLPTPVVHGWSDEEGHLRVQTVNDTFESVFGVGEEQIRTKDLQAEIVPPDAQDEADSIRRWLLAGEPVDREVQRETSDGTRDFRVQVTLRDDGPGPTEGYAIYTDITERKTTERELRTRGRLLKQLRENITDVVWMSPADKSEIEFISDAYEEIWGRPIDQLQDHPNAVVEAIHPADRKRVQAALDTQREDPDAYEETYRVVQPDGAVRWVRDRAAGVYGEDGRLERIIGVATDITERKRREQVLQERQDKVEALYTTTSQVLRAESTAAVGRSIVDLVNEVFGYPVVIVRVREDECLVPVQASPDVADHISNPSSFDVTGESVVATAFRDGETALFDDLSAVDDSADYGAVRATAVVPIGTHGTISVAALEAGAIANFDRRLIEILSTYAALVLDRIEYEGELVSAKEEAERLNRMKSAFLANMSHEIRTPLTSIIGFAEVIGDEATNLLEDSDSPPDAATTLDQFAALIEESGHRLLETLDTVLNLSRLEAGEMELDCSPLDLADEVAEATDLFEPQALTEGIDLQGETAEGPLWARVDEGGLRIALQNLISNALKYTEEGGTVRVRAGRRGDDVVLEVEDTGVGMDPDHVPELFEPFRQASEGTGRTYEGTGLGLAVTKQAIEQMGGTIAVETAMGDGSCFTVRVPAADAPNPA; via the coding sequence ATGAACAACCCCGCCTCGCCCTCAGGGACATTTCTCTCCGTGGATGGAGACCGCAGCGCAGAGGCCCCGATTAAGCACCCGGCCTACCGAGATCGCCTCCGCGAGCTCCAGGCTGACGAGAGCCGCCCCCCCGACGAGACGCTGCGGGCCCTTCTTCGACTCGGTGCCGAATGGCTCGACGTGGAGCTTGGGTATCTTGCCCGCATCGACCCGGCCGCATCCACGTACGAAGTCGCGGCGGTCAGCGGGCCCCACCCCACCGTCACGACGGGCAGCACCGCCCCCCTGGCTCAGGCCTACTGTCGGCGCGTTATCGTGCGCGACGACGCCCTGGCCCTCGAGGACGCGCCCGGACAGGGCTGGGACGGCGACCCCGCGTACGAGACGTTTCGGCTGTCCACGTATCTCGGGGCCAAGGTCGTTGCGGATGGGGCGCTGTACGGGACCCTCTGCTTCGTCGACCGGGCCCCACGGCAGGCCTCGTTCGACGCGTCGGACGCCGCGGCCCTCGCCCGCCTCGTCCAGGCCGTGGAGCAGACGCTGGAGCGCCGCCGGCACGAGGCCCGTCCCCGGCAGACCGCGGCCCGCCTGGAGGCCCTGTTCGAAGAGGCGCCCGACATGATCGCCTTCCATGACGCCGACGGGCAGCTTCTTCTGGCCAATCCGCGCCTCTGCGAAATGACCGGCTACGACGCCGACACGCTCACCCGCCGGCACATGTGGGACGTCGATGTCTCCCTGACCCCGAACGACGCCCGGGCCCGGTGGGCCACCATGGCCCCTGGGGATCAGCACCGCCGGGAGGGCCGGTACCGCCGAAAGGAGGGCTCGACGTTCCCGGTGGAGGTCGATCTCCGGTGCATTGCCGTCGATGGGGCGCGCCAGTTCGTGGCGACTGGGTGGGACACCACCGAGCATAGACGGACGGAAAACGCCCTCCGCGAGAAGGAGGCCCGGCTGCGCGGGCTTGCCAACAGCCTGCCGGGCGTGACCTACCAATTTTACGTCCGTCCCGGCGGGGAGTGGGGCTACCACTTCGTCGGGGAGAAGGCCGCGTCCGTCCTGGGGCTCGCCCCGGACCCGGACGGGTTTTACGACCGGTTTGCGCAGTGCATCCCGCCCGAGCACCGCGAGCGATACAGGGCGCGCACGAAGGCCGCGGCCGCGGAGCACCGCCCCGCCCGCATGGAACTGCCGTTCGAGCGGCCCGACGGCACCCGCATCTGGCTCCTCTGTTCTTCGATGCCCGAGCGCAGAGAGAATGAGACCCTCTTCAACGGGGTGCTCCTCGACATTACCGACCGGCGGGAGGCGGAGCAGGCCGTGCAGGCCGAGCGCGACCGGTTCGAAACGCTCTTCCACAACCTGCCCACGCCGGTCGTGCACGGCTGGTCCGACGAGGAGGGCCACCTCCGGGTCCAAACCGTCAACGACACCTTCGAGTCGGTCTTCGGGGTTGGCGAGGAGCAGATCCGAACCAAGGACCTCCAGGCCGAGATCGTACCGCCCGACGCCCAGGACGAGGCGGACTCAATTCGGCGCTGGTTGCTGGCCGGTGAACCGGTGGACCGGGAGGTGCAACGGGAGACGAGCGACGGCACCCGGGACTTTCGGGTCCAGGTGACCCTTCGGGACGACGGCCCGGGCCCGACGGAAGGGTATGCCATCTACACCGACATCACCGAACGGAAGACGACGGAACGCGAGCTCCGCACGCGCGGACGCCTGCTGAAGCAGCTTCGCGAGAACATTACCGACGTGGTGTGGATGAGCCCGGCGGACAAGTCGGAGATCGAGTTCATTAGTGACGCCTACGAGGAGATTTGGGGCCGCCCGATCGATCAGCTCCAAGACCACCCAAACGCCGTGGTGGAGGCGATTCACCCGGCCGACCGCAAGCGGGTCCAGGCGGCCCTGGACACCCAGCGCGAGGACCCGGACGCCTACGAGGAAACGTACCGGGTCGTCCAGCCCGACGGCGCCGTGCGGTGGGTACGCGACCGGGCCGCGGGCGTGTACGGCGAGGACGGGCGGCTCGAACGCATTATCGGGGTGGCCACCGACATTACGGAACGGAAGCGCCGTGAGCAGGTCCTCCAGGAGCGTCAGGACAAGGTAGAGGCCCTCTATACCACGACGAGCCAGGTGCTCCGTGCCGAAAGCACAGCCGCGGTGGGCCGCTCCATCGTGGACCTCGTGAACGAGGTGTTTGGGTACCCTGTCGTCATCGTCCGCGTCCGCGAGGACGAGTGCCTCGTCCCGGTCCAGGCCTCGCCCGACGTCGCCGACCACATTTCCAACCCGTCGTCCTTCGACGTGACGGGCGAGAGCGTCGTGGCCACGGCCTTCCGGGACGGGGAGACCGCCCTGTTCGACGACCTGAGTGCCGTCGACGATTCCGCCGACTACGGGGCGGTGCGGGCCACGGCCGTCGTGCCGATCGGGACGCACGGCACCATCTCGGTCGCGGCCCTGGAGGCCGGGGCCATCGCGAACTTCGACCGCCGCCTGATCGAGATTCTCTCAACCTACGCCGCCCTCGTGCTCGACCGGATCGAGTACGAAGGCGAACTCGTCTCGGCCAAAGAGGAGGCCGAGCGCCTGAACCGGATGAAGAGCGCTTTCCTCGCCAACATGAGCCACGAGATCCGCACCCCACTGACCTCGATCATTGGGTTCGCCGAGGTTATCGGGGACGAGGCCACGAATCTGCTGGAGGACTCGGACTCTCCCCCCGACGCCGCCACCACCCTCGACCAGTTTGCCGCCCTCATCGAAGAGAGCGGGCACCGCCTGCTGGAGACGCTCGACACGGTGCTCAACCTCTCGCGGCTGGAGGCCGGCGAGATGGAGCTTGACTGCAGCCCGTTGGACCTGGCGGACGAGGTGGCGGAGGCCACCGACCTGTTCGAGCCCCAGGCCCTCACCGAAGGCATCGACCTGCAGGGAGAGACGGCGGAGGGGCCCCTCTGGGCTCGTGTCGACGAGGGCGGCCTGCGCATTGCCCTCCAGAACCTCATCTCCAACGCCCTCAAATACACCGAGGAGGGCGGGACGGTCCGCGTCCGGGCCGGCCGGAGGGGGGACGACGTGGTCCTGGAGGTCGAGGACACCGGTGTGGGCATGGACCCCGACCACGTGCCGGAGCTCTTCGAGCCCTTTCGCCAGGCGTCGGAGGGGACGGGCCGGACGTACGAGGGCACGGGCCTCGGCCTGGCCGTCACGAAGCAGGCGATCGAGCAGATGGGCGGCACCATCGCGGTCGAGACGGCAATGGGCGACGGCAGCTGCTTCACCGTGCGGGTGCCCGCGGCGGACGCCCCGAACCCGGCCTAG
- a CDS encoding DsrE family protein, whose protein sequence is MNALVCHRAQSLLLVAAALVLPLGAQAQPTTSPPDAPSRAAAEAPRTAYLVRSADMLPVVLMSARTSLTGEADGFAAAAADVVVVGPAVKGLVAGGPHANALSKSLDAGVRVVACGLAMQKTGVTEGDLLDGIDTAPNGFHELFRLEAKGYVTLQL, encoded by the coding sequence ATGAACGCTCTCGTGTGCCACCGCGCGCAGTCCCTTTTGCTCGTTGCAGCGGCCCTCGTGCTGCCGCTGGGCGCCCAGGCACAGCCCACCACGTCCCCGCCCGATGCGCCCTCGCGGGCCGCGGCGGAGGCGCCCCGCACGGCCTACCTCGTCCGCAGTGCCGACATGCTCCCGGTGGTGCTCATGAGCGCTCGCACCTCGCTCACCGGCGAGGCGGACGGCTTTGCGGCCGCGGCCGCTGACGTGGTGGTCGTGGGGCCCGCCGTGAAGGGCCTCGTGGCGGGCGGCCCGCACGCCAACGCCCTGAGCAAGAGCCTCGACGCCGGGGTTCGCGTGGTGGCGTGCGGCCTCGCGATGCAAAAGACAGGCGTGACCGAGGGCGATCTTCTCGATGGCATCGACACCGCCCCAAACGGCTTCCACGAGCTGTTTCGGCTGGAGGCGAAGGGCTACGTGACGCTGCAGTTGTAG
- a CDS encoding efflux RND transporter permease subunit encodes MNRAIDWFARHGVAANLLMMLLLVGGGVAGGLVVQENFPEFSLDAVEVRVRYPGAAPEDVEDDIIRRVEDRIEGVEGIDRLLGTAADNIGVVTAELKRGTNLDRARTDIKSEVDRVTSFPENAEEPVVTEVTNREQVLQVALHGEASLRALKNAAQRAEGDLTRTPQVSYAEVSGVPDEEISIEVSRDALRAHGLTLAQVSRLVREGSLDLPGGSIETEDSDITIRTEGQNYTTSDFEDIVLLSRSDGTNVRLGEVATVVDGFEQNSDLRTRFDGDPAVLLNVFRTGDEQALAVEEAVTTYLSETLRPSLPRGIEATVWRNSAESLRTRLTIMVENGVLGLVLVLVVLTLFLAPRKAFWTASGILLSFVGALVFMQQFGVSINMLSVFGFIIAMGIAVDDAIVVVENVYAEQERAGAPLTAAVEGTQRVATPVVFAVLTTIAAFAPLLFVGGTIGKFLGDIPTVVIFVLIVSVVEVLFVLPAHLSHGTGDDGPSTAVGQWLDGVRAGVHDRLVAFVHGPLTGLLRFATRRYGVTLAGGLSLLVVTFSLVANGYVKNEFFPSIPGNVVTAQLEMPPGTNAEETARRAERLRAQGLGVLRGLEEQSGERLLENTYTTVSRQPVASGGRTQAGFTAPRPNVAEVSIEMVDAEARSVPSPVLEEQWRDTVGTPAGVQSLAFTSTAGGPGGDPVSVQLFAPTTDAMTRAADVVQDTLRRYAGVQDVTVDWEEKRELSLRMTPAARSLGLTLSDVARQVRAAFFGTESFRLQRGEDEVRVYVRLPADQRSAVADLHDYRIRAPGGAEVPLEEVATVSLGYSPTQIDRQDGRRVVTVSADVNPAVTTGGAATARLERATLPALQAQVPTLSYQFGGQQREQRKAQGALQAGFLLALFAIYGLLAIPFRSYVQPLIIMSTIPFAWIGALLGHFLLGYNLILPSIFGIIGLSGVIVNDALVMLDFANEERGEGTSWRDALVRAGQVRFRPILLTSLTTFFGLAPFILERSVEAQFLVPMAISLGGGILVGTAVLMLIVPALAMLQRDVVAGLRSLF; translated from the coding sequence ATGAACCGCGCCATTGACTGGTTTGCGCGTCACGGCGTGGCGGCCAACCTGCTTATGATGCTCCTCCTGGTCGGCGGGGGCGTGGCCGGGGGGCTCGTGGTGCAGGAGAACTTTCCCGAGTTCAGCCTCGACGCCGTGGAGGTGCGCGTGCGCTACCCCGGCGCTGCCCCCGAGGACGTGGAGGACGACATCATTCGGCGCGTGGAGGACCGCATCGAGGGCGTCGAGGGCATCGACCGGCTGCTGGGCACCGCGGCGGACAACATTGGGGTGGTGACCGCGGAGCTGAAGCGCGGCACCAACCTGGACCGCGCCCGCACCGACATCAAGTCGGAGGTCGATCGCGTCACGTCGTTTCCCGAAAACGCGGAGGAGCCGGTCGTGACGGAGGTGACCAACCGCGAGCAGGTGCTCCAGGTGGCCCTCCACGGAGAGGCGTCCCTGCGCGCCCTCAAAAACGCCGCCCAACGCGCCGAGGGGGATCTCACGCGCACCCCGCAGGTCTCGTACGCGGAGGTCAGTGGCGTGCCCGACGAGGAGATTTCTATCGAAGTGTCCCGCGATGCCCTGCGGGCGCACGGGCTCACGCTGGCGCAGGTGTCGCGGCTCGTCCGCGAGGGGAGCCTCGACCTCCCCGGGGGCAGCATCGAGACGGAGGACTCGGACATCACCATTCGGACCGAGGGACAGAACTACACGACGTCGGATTTCGAAGACATCGTCCTGCTAAGCCGGAGTGACGGCACCAACGTGCGGCTTGGGGAGGTGGCGACCGTCGTGGACGGGTTTGAGCAGAATTCGGACCTCCGCACGCGATTTGACGGCGATCCCGCCGTCCTGCTCAACGTCTTCCGGACGGGCGACGAGCAGGCGCTGGCCGTGGAGGAGGCGGTCACGACCTACCTCAGCGAGACGCTTCGGCCGTCCCTGCCGCGGGGCATCGAGGCCACCGTCTGGCGCAACAGTGCCGAGAGCCTGCGGACGCGCCTCACCATCATGGTCGAGAACGGCGTCCTGGGGCTGGTTCTCGTCCTGGTGGTGCTCACGCTCTTTCTGGCCCCCCGGAAGGCGTTCTGGACCGCCTCGGGCATCCTTCTCTCGTTCGTCGGCGCGCTGGTCTTTATGCAGCAGTTCGGCGTGTCGATCAACATGCTGTCGGTGTTCGGCTTCATCATCGCGATGGGCATTGCGGTGGACGACGCCATCGTGGTGGTGGAGAACGTCTACGCCGAGCAGGAGCGCGCGGGCGCCCCGCTGACGGCGGCCGTGGAGGGCACCCAGCGCGTGGCCACGCCCGTGGTGTTTGCCGTGCTCACGACGATCGCCGCGTTCGCGCCGCTCCTCTTCGTGGGCGGCACGATCGGGAAGTTTCTCGGCGACATCCCCACGGTCGTCATCTTCGTGCTGATCGTGTCGGTGGTGGAGGTGCTCTTCGTGCTGCCGGCCCACCTGTCCCACGGCACCGGCGACGACGGCCCGTCCACCGCCGTGGGCCAATGGCTTGACGGGGTCCGTGCCGGGGTCCACGACCGCCTCGTGGCGTTCGTCCACGGGCCGCTGACGGGGCTCCTCCGGTTCGCCACCCGCCGCTACGGGGTGACGCTGGCCGGCGGGCTCTCGCTCCTCGTCGTCACGTTTAGTCTCGTGGCGAACGGGTACGTCAAGAACGAATTCTTCCCCAGCATCCCCGGCAACGTGGTGACGGCCCAGCTGGAGATGCCGCCGGGCACCAATGCCGAGGAGACCGCCCGCCGGGCCGAGCGGCTCCGGGCGCAGGGCCTGGGCGTCCTCCGTGGCCTGGAAGAGCAGTCAGGCGAGCGCCTGCTGGAGAACACGTACACGACCGTGAGCCGCCAGCCGGTAGCGTCGGGCGGCCGCACGCAGGCCGGCTTTACGGCCCCGCGCCCGAACGTGGCGGAGGTGAGCATTGAGATGGTGGACGCGGAGGCGCGAAGCGTCCCCTCCCCGGTTCTCGAAGAGCAGTGGCGCGACACCGTCGGAACCCCTGCCGGGGTGCAGTCCCTTGCGTTTACCAGCACCGCGGGCGGCCCGGGCGGCGACCCGGTCTCTGTGCAGCTGTTTGCCCCCACGACCGACGCCATGACGCGTGCCGCGGACGTCGTGCAGGACACGCTCCGGCGGTACGCCGGCGTCCAGGACGTAACAGTTGACTGGGAGGAAAAGCGCGAGCTGTCCCTCCGCATGACGCCGGCGGCCCGTTCCCTCGGGCTCACGCTGAGCGACGTGGCCCGGCAGGTGCGGGCGGCCTTCTTCGGCACGGAATCGTTCCGCCTGCAGCGGGGCGAGGACGAGGTGCGGGTGTACGTGCGCCTGCCCGCCGACCAGCGGAGCGCCGTGGCGGACCTGCACGACTACCGCATCCGCGCGCCCGGCGGCGCCGAGGTGCCGCTGGAGGAGGTGGCGACGGTCTCACTCGGCTACAGCCCCACCCAGATCGACCGGCAGGACGGGCGCCGCGTCGTCACGGTGAGCGCCGACGTCAATCCCGCCGTCACCACGGGCGGGGCGGCCACGGCCCGCCTCGAACGGGCCACGCTCCCGGCCCTGCAGGCGCAGGTGCCGACCCTGTCCTATCAGTTCGGCGGCCAGCAGCGCGAGCAGCGGAAGGCACAGGGCGCGCTCCAGGCTGGCTTCTTGCTGGCCCTGTTCGCGATCTACGGCCTCCTGGCCATCCCCTTCCGCTCCTACGTGCAGCCGCTCATCATCATGAGCACGATCCCCTTCGCCTGGATCGGCGCGCTGCTCGGCCACTTTCTGCTCGGGTACAACCTGATCCTGCCCAGCATCTTCGGCATCATCGGACTCAGTGGCGTCATCGTGAACGACGCGCTCGTGATGCTCGACTTTGCGAACGAGGAGCGCGGCGAGGGCACCTCGTGGCGAGACGCCCTCGTCCGGGCCGGACAGGTGCGCTTCCGCCCCATTCTGCTGACCTCGCTCACCACCTTTTTCGGCCTCGCGCCCTTCATCCTGGAGCGGAGCGTGGAGGCGCAGTTCCTGGTGCCCATGGCCATTAGCCTGGGCGGTGGCATCCTGGTGGGCACGGCGGTGCTCATGCTGATCGTGCCGGCCCTGGCGATGCTGCAGCGCGACGTGGTGGCGGGCCTCCGGTCTCTGTTCTGA